GCGGCGGTAGAAAACGGTGCAGATTATCTGGCAGTTGCCTGTGTGGACGAAGCAAAACAAATCCGCAGAAACGGAATCGATTTACCCATTCTGATTTTGGGTGCCACTCCGTTAGAATGTGTGGAAGATTTGTTCACTTACAATATCAGCCCTGCTGTTTTTGAGGAACAACTTCCTCAGGCGATTAGCCAATATGCAAAAGAACACAATAAAACTTTAAATATTCATATTAAGGTAGACACCGGTATGGGGCGTTTGGGCTTTCCGTATTATGACAGTTCTTATGATTCTTCCGTAGAACAGATTTTGGCAATTTCAAAATTAGAAGGAATCCACGTGGAAGGGATTTTTACTCATTTTTCCAATGCAGACTGTGAAGATAGCGAAACGGTTACCAAAAAGCAGTTTTCTCAGTTTATGGATATGATTGAAAAGTTGAACCGGAACGGACTTGAGATTCCTCTTCGTCATGCGGCGAACTCTGCAGCAACCTGTCTGTATCCCGAAATGCATCTGGATATGGTCCGTCCCGGCATCATTCTTTACGGAGAGTACCCCTCTGCCTACGTGCAAGAACGTACTTCTTTGAAATTACAGCCGGTGATGGAATTAAAAGCCAGAGTGTGGCAAGTAAAAAAAGTACCTGCCGGACAGGGGATCAGCTATGGAAAAACTTATGTTGCCGATTGCGAAAAAACCGTAGCGGCGGTGGGTATCGGTTATGCAGATGGTTATTTTCGCACTCTTTCCAATCAGATTCAGGTAATCATTAACGGAAAACTAGCTTCTCAGGTCGGTAATATCTGTATGGACCAGACTGTGGTAGACGTTACTGAAATCCCAAATGTATCCTACGGTACCGAAGTGATTTTGGTGGGAGCGGCAGGAGAAAACGCTATTTCCTTCTCCCAGATGGCAGAGTATACCGGCAGCATCAACTATGAAATGATGTGTGATACGGGGAAACGTATTGTAAAAGCATATTTTGACGGAGACGATTTAATCAAAACCGTCAACTATATGGATAAAATTTAAAAAATGTATTTTGATGTTTCATATAATTTAAGTCATCTTTTCATAAAATGAAACTTCTGATTTTATAAAAATAAAATATTCATGTATTTTCAGCACACATTCGGGAAAAACTGATATTGAAATCAGATATATGGAGAGTGAATCAGTGTGCAAGTGAAACGAGGCGATATTTATTATGCTGACCTGAGCCCTGTGGTAGGTTCGGAGCAGGGCGGTGTGCGACCTGTTCTGATTGTGCAGAACGACGTGGGGAATAAATACAGTCCCACTGTGATTGCTGCGGCAGTAACCAGTCAGCTCAATAAGTCCAAATTGCCTACGCATATCGCAATTGATGCAATGAAGTATGGGTTGCCCAAAGACTCCGTAATTCTTACCGAGCAAATCCGTACCATTGATAAACGTAGACTGAAAGAAAAAATCGGTCATGTAGATGAAACGCTGATGAACTCAGTAAACGATGCTTTGTTTGTCAGTTTCGGACTTTAAAATTTGGGGCAGATACAAACGACTTTGTGTCTGCCCTTTATATATAGTATAGCAAATGTTACTGTTTTTTTCACCTTTTTTAAAAAAAATGAAAAAAATTCAAAAAAATAGTTGACAAATGTAAATTCTTTTGATATAATGGTCAAGCTCTCACGAAAAAAGAGCGCAATTTCATAGGGAAAACGTTGTTGAAAA
This portion of the Oscillospiraceae bacterium genome encodes:
- the alr gene encoding alanine racemase, whose protein sequence is MNSYKLSRAWAEIHLDRFRHNLTTIKNHVGPQTKVMAVIKADAYGCGVNEISTAAVENGADYLAVACVDEAKQIRRNGIDLPILILGATPLECVEDLFTYNISPAVFEEQLPQAISQYAKEHNKTLNIHIKVDTGMGRLGFPYYDSSYDSSVEQILAISKLEGIHVEGIFTHFSNADCEDSETVTKKQFSQFMDMIEKLNRNGLEIPLRHAANSAATCLYPEMHLDMVRPGIILYGEYPSAYVQERTSLKLQPVMELKARVWQVKKVPAGQGISYGKTYVADCEKTVAAVGIGYADGYFRTLSNQIQVIINGKLASQVGNICMDQTVVDVTEIPNVSYGTEVILVGAAGENAISFSQMAEYTGSINYEMMCDTGKRIVKAYFDGDDLIKTVNYMDKI
- a CDS encoding type II toxin-antitoxin system PemK/MazF family toxin, with product MQVKRGDIYYADLSPVVGSEQGGVRPVLIVQNDVGNKYSPTVIAAAVTSQLNKSKLPTHIAIDAMKYGLPKDSVILTEQIRTIDKRRLKEKIGHVDETLMNSVNDALFVSFGL